The Microbulbifer hydrolyticus genome has a segment encoding these proteins:
- a CDS encoding serine/threonine protein kinase produces the protein MKLVTKKLLLAAAVTGLLAGCDSGGINIAPVNEDNSVDNSTGGGDNGGVDSNPCAAYEKAGSVKQGTFDGVNCIYSAAFVDSGNPLTVDLVIPALENGGAHIFEGSLFVGNNYDDDTTMAAAGIAEGGDGAQLTVQAGATVAFPNSTKFMVVNRGSQVFAVGTAQDPITFTSLSDVEGTVGPEDVQQWGGMVINGFGITNKCAYDAELKTSECHVLAEGAAGKDQSNYGGDNNSDSSGQLEYVRVKHTGAEVANGDELNGITFSAVGSGTMVKNLQVYSTYDDGIEMFGGAVSFENYLAMYVRDDSIDIDEGWSGSITNALVIQSATDGNHCIESDGIGSYSTDSASDIERNTNVVAAGLNSRPVIDGLTCIISAQSGGTHDPGAGWRFREGIFPMITNSMVIGSFAADENGEEGSNYCLRVESDETIAALEAGVEAGITSNIFACADKTKGGPVGAQDLEAWAVANGNVFATVPGDAALNPTAMADTGFQVLEGPLSVFSIDTASMLVNDAAIGITPVERAYLGALNASDTDWTAGWTYGLHEGSRAQALWFEQ, from the coding sequence ATGAAACTTGTAACCAAGAAGCTGCTGCTTGCTGCTGCTGTCACCGGGCTGCTGGCTGGCTGTGACAGCGGCGGCATCAACATTGCTCCGGTTAATGAAGACAACTCTGTAGATAACTCTACTGGCGGCGGCGACAACGGTGGCGTTGACAGTAATCCGTGTGCTGCTTACGAGAAAGCCGGTAGCGTCAAGCAGGGCACTTTCGATGGTGTCAACTGTATTTATAGCGCTGCGTTTGTAGATTCTGGCAACCCGCTTACCGTTGACCTGGTAATCCCTGCACTGGAAAACGGTGGTGCTCACATCTTCGAAGGCAGCCTCTTCGTCGGCAATAACTACGACGATGACACAACGATGGCTGCGGCCGGAATTGCTGAAGGCGGTGATGGTGCACAGCTGACGGTTCAGGCCGGTGCAACGGTAGCTTTCCCGAACAGCACCAAGTTTATGGTTGTTAACCGTGGTTCTCAGGTTTTTGCCGTCGGTACCGCTCAGGATCCAATCACTTTCACGTCCCTCTCCGACGTAGAAGGTACCGTAGGTCCCGAAGATGTACAGCAGTGGGGCGGTATGGTGATCAACGGCTTTGGTATCACCAACAAATGTGCCTACGACGCCGAGCTGAAAACCTCCGAGTGTCACGTATTGGCCGAAGGTGCTGCCGGTAAAGATCAGTCCAACTACGGTGGTGACAACAATAGCGACAGCTCCGGTCAGCTTGAATATGTGCGCGTGAAACACACCGGCGCGGAAGTGGCCAATGGCGACGAACTGAACGGCATCACCTTCAGTGCCGTAGGCTCCGGCACCATGGTTAAAAACCTGCAAGTCTATTCCACGTACGACGACGGTATCGAAATGTTCGGTGGTGCAGTCAGCTTTGAAAACTATCTGGCCATGTACGTTCGTGATGATTCCATCGATATCGACGAAGGCTGGAGCGGATCCATCACCAACGCGCTGGTTATCCAGAGTGCAACAGACGGCAACCACTGTATCGAGTCTGACGGTATCGGTTCCTACTCTACCGACAGCGCGAGTGACATCGAGCGCAACACCAATGTGGTTGCAGCCGGTCTCAACAGTCGCCCGGTAATCGATGGTCTTACCTGCATTATCTCTGCCCAGTCTGGTGGTACTCACGACCCGGGTGCCGGCTGGCGCTTCCGCGAAGGCATTTTTCCGATGATCACCAATTCCATGGTGATCGGCTCCTTTGCCGCCGACGAAAATGGTGAGGAAGGCAGCAACTACTGCCTGCGTGTAGAGAGCGATGAAACGATCGCTGCGCTGGAGGCGGGTGTCGAGGCGGGTATCACCTCCAACATCTTTGCCTGTGCCGACAAGACCAAAGGTGGCCCGGTCGGCGCACAAGATCTGGAAGCCTGGGCAGTTGCCAATGGCAACGTGTTCGCAACCGTGCCTGGCGATGCAGCACTGAACCCGACGGCTATGGCCGATACCGGGTTCCAGGTTTTGGAAGGCCCGCTGTCCGTGTTCTCCATCGATACCGCAAGCATGCTGGTTAACGACGCTGCAATCGGTATTACGCCGGTTGAGCGCGCCTACCTGGGTGCTCTGAATGCCAGCGATACGGACTGGACTGCCGGATGGACTTATGGTCTGCACGAAGGCAGCCG